The [Clostridium] scindens ATCC 35704 nucleotide sequence GCTTCCTTCGTAATATGGATATCGTGAGGATGGCTTTCCTTCAGGGATGCGGAAGAGATCTTCACGAACTGTCCCTTCTGCTTCAGATCCTCGATTGTCGGCGCGCCGCAATATCCCATGCCTGAACGCAAGCCGCCCATCAGCTGGAATACCGTATCTTCCACCGTGCCTTTATAGGCAACACGGCCTTCCACGCCTTCCGGAACCAGTTTCTTCGCATCCGTCTGGAAATAGCGGTCCTTGCTTCCGTTCTCCATCGCTGCGATGGATCCCATCCCACGGTATACCTTATATTTCCTTCCCTGGTACAGTTCAAAGGTTCCGGGGCTTTCATCGCATCCTGCAAAGATACTTCCCATCATGCAGACATTCGCTCCTGCCGCAATTGCCTTTGTCATATCTCCGGAGTACTTGATTCCTCCATCGGCAATAATCGGAACCCCATACTTGTCTGCCGCCTCGTAGCAATTCATGACAGCGGTAATCTGAGGAACTCCGATTCCTGCAATAATGCGGGTGGTACAGATAGACCCCGGTCCGATTCCCACCTTGACCGCATCAGCGCCAGACTTAATCAGCGCTTCCGCTGCTTTTGCGGTAGCCACGTTTCCTGCAATCACCTGCAGATCCGGGAACTTGCTCTTGATCATGTCAACCGTATGCAGAACATTTGCGGAATGGCCATGAGCGGAGTCCAGAACTACCACGTCGACTTTTGCGTTCACCAGTTCCTGAGCCCGGTCAAGGCAGTTTGCCGTAATGCCGATTGCCGCGCCGCACAGCAGGCGTCCTTGTCCGTCCTTGGCTGACAGCGGATACTTGATCTGCTTCTCGATATCCTTGATCGTGATCAGTCCCTTCAGGTTAAAGTCCTTATCCACGATCGGGAGTTTTTCCTTTCTTGCCTTTGCCAGAATCTTCTTGGCCTCGTCCAATGTGATTCCCTCCGGAGCTGTGATTAATCCTTCGGAAGTCATGGATTCTTTGATCTTCTTTGAAAAGTCTTCTTCGAATTTTAAATCACGGTTCGTGATGATACCAACTAATTTCTTTCCTTCGGTAATCGGAACGCCAGATATCCGAAACTTCGCCATCAGATTATTGGCATCCTCCAGAGTATGTTCCGGTGACAGGTAAAAAGGATCTGTGATTACGCCATTTTCAGAACGCTTTACCTTGTCCACTTCTTCTGCCTGCTGCTCAATAGGCATGTTCTTATGAATAATACCGATGCCCCCCTGTCTTGCCATCGCGATTGCCATACGGTGTTCCGTAACCGTATCCATTCCCGCGCTCATCATCGGTATGTTTAACTTAATCTTCTTGGTCAGGTAGGTTGATAAATCCACTTGGTTCGGAATCACTTCTGAATAGCCCGGAACTAAGAGCACATCATCGAATGTAATCCCATCTCCAATTATCTTTCCCATGATTATATCCTCTCTTTCTCTTTTCAAATTTTACGATTAACTGCTATGATAACCAATCTGCGCACTATTTGTCAACATATTTCGACCACTTTTTAAATTTACTTGCGCACGACCTTCCTGGGGGCCATCATATAAAACCCTTCTACAATCGTATCATTCGGTTCAAATATAATCTTCTTCTGCTCGCCCCTCTCGGATACTACAAGCGCATAGAGGGCGGCTTGTCCGCTCCCGGAACTGTAATTATAGGTCTTGGCCTTCTGGTACTGGCGTACTTCGATAGAATCAGCGGGTGCCAGAATCTCAAGATCATTGACGTTAGCGGAAAACATCCGCTTGCGCTTTGCCTTGTTCATAATCTTGTCAATATCCAGATCCCCATTCACAAACAGGTACTCATACTCCACATTCAACCTCCGGAACATGAGCACATCCAGAATAACCGCCAGGACCGGCAGGATAATACCGAATGGAAACAGAAACACGATCAAGACAGAAACGATCGTCACCGCAACCAGCGCCGCCTTTATTACAATATCCTTCATGCCCGCCTGTTTCTTCACTAACTGTTCTGTATAATAGTCGCTCATCTTTTATTCCTCCACAATCTATACTGAATGCCATTATTGTACCATACTTTCAGGCAAAAAGAAAACTCCCCGTCAGAGGAGTTTTCAAAAATTTCATACTTTATATAGCTGCAGAAATGATTTACGTTACATCATGCCCATTCCGGCCCCTGCTCCTGCAGGCATTGCCGGTGTCTCTTCCTTAATGTTGGCAACAACAGACTCTGTCGTAAGCAGTGTAGATGCAACGCTGGTAGCGTTCTGAAGAGCGCTTCTTGTAACCTTTGCAGGATCCAGGATTCCGCTCTCTACCATATCTACATAGTTTTCTGTCAGCGCGTCGAATCCGTATCCTGGATCAGACTCTTTTACCTTGTTGATAATTACGGAACCTTCCAGTCCGGCATTTGCAGCAATATGATACAGCGGAGACTCCAGTGCCTTCAATACTACGTTCGCGCCAGTCTTCTCATCGCCCTCCAGGCTTTCTGCCAATGCTGCCACTTCTTTTGCCGCGTGGATATATGCAGATCCGCCTCCTGCGATGATGCCTTCTTCAACTGCCGCTCTTGTGGCATTCAGGGCATCTTCCATACGCATTTTTGCTTCCTTCATCTCAGTCTCGGTTGCTGCTCCTACACGGATTACCGCTACGCCGCCTGCCAGTTTTGCAAGTCTTTCCTGTAATTTTTCTTTATCGAAATCAGATGTGGTCTCTTCAATCTGAGCCTTGATCTGAGCGACACGGTCAGCAATCTCTTTCTTGTCTCCTATGCCATCCACAATAACGGTATTCTCTTTCTGGATCTTGACGGATTTGGCACGTCCTAACTGCTCCATCGTAGTCTCTTTCAGATCCATTCCCAGTTCATCAGAGATCACCTGTCCGCCTGTCAGGATCGCGATATCTTTGAGCATCTCTTTTCTTCTGTCTCCATATCCAGGTGCTTTTACGGCCGCTACATTGAAGGTTCCACGCAGTTTGTTTACAATCAATGTGGTAAGAGCCTCGCCCTCGATATCCTCAGCGATGATCAGAAGTCTTGCTCCAGACTGTACGATCTGCTCTAACAGAGGAAGAATATCCTGGATATTGGAAATCTTCTTGTCTGTAATCAGGATATATGGATCTTCCAGATTTGCTTCCATCTTATCCATATCCGTTGCCATGTATGCGGAAACATATCCGCGGTCAAACTGCATACCTTCTACCAGATCCAGTTCCGTCTTCATCGTCTTGGATTCTTCGATCGTAATTACGCCGTCATTGGAAACCTTCTCCATTGCATCCGCAACCATCTCCCCAACTTCTACATCGCCTGCGGAGATTGCTGCAACTTTTGCGATCTGATCTTTGTCCTTTACTTTGCTGGACATCTTAGCGATTGCATCAACCGCCTTGTCAGTTGCCTTTTTCATGCCTTTGCGAAGGATAATCGGGTTTGCCCCTGCAGCCAGATTCTTCATACCTTCATGAACCATTGCCTGTGCAAGCACGGTTGCTGTGGTTGTGCCATCACCGGCCACGTCGTTGGTCTTGGATGCAACTTCCTTGATCAGCTGCGCTCCCATATTCTCAAAAGCATCCTCAAGCTCGATTTCTTTTGCAATCGTAACACCGTCGTTCGTGATAAGCGGCGCGCCGAAAGATTTATCCAACACTACGTTACGTCCTTTTGGTCCAAGCGTTACCCTAACGGTATCTGCCAGCTGGTTAACTCCTGTTTCCAATGCGCTTCTTGCCTCAGCGCCATATTTAATTTCCTTTGCCATGATTACATTCCTCCTGCTCTTTCTATGCTATAATCTTTTTCAAACTTCACTTCTTTATTCAACGATTGCAAGGATATCATCCTGTTTTACGATGATATACTCTTCATCATCAATTTCAACCGTTGTTCCTGCATATTTAGAATAAATAACTTTCTGGCCTGTCGCGACATTCATCTTAACTTCCTTGCCATCAACTGTTCCACCAGGTCCAACAGCGATTACTTCTGCCTGCTGCGGTTTCTCTTTGGACTGTCCGGGAATCACGATTCCGGATTTTGTAGTTTCTTCTGCTACTAACTGTTTTAATACGACTCTGTCTCCCAATGGTACTAATTTCATATTTATTCCTCCTTAATATTATCTATATTTGTTAGCACTCATAAAAAGAGAGTGCTAAAAGACTCTAGATATAAAATAGCACTCTCTCGTTATTTTGTCAACAACCTTTATATTTAGTTTACAAGATTTTTATAAAATCCATTCCGAATCTGGAATTTTACGATTCTCCCAACCTTATTCCAATATCTTTCCCTGATGGTTCCGCTACATCCGATAACGCCCTTGGGCGTGTCGATCCTGCATTCGTAGATGCCATCCAGGGAGAAGACCGGAAGCTGCGTCTCATCTGATAACAAATATATACATTCTTCTTCCGGATTATACGTGATTATGCTGCAATGGTACGTTGCCTTATCAAAGAACCCTTCTTTCAAGATCATACGGGTCATCTTGATATCAGCGGAACACTCCTCATACATGCCTGCTTCTCCCTTCCCAAGTTCAAATAAGGGTATCAGTCGCCCGATACCCCTTTATCCGTCTTTCTTATTTTGCACGTTCTGCCTTGATATGTTCCAGTTCCGTAAATACATAATCATTTACGACCTTGATATAGGTTCCCTTCATACCGGAAGAACGTGACTCGATCACTCCGGCGCTTTCGAATTTCCGGAGCGCATTTACAATCACGGATCTGGTAATCCCTACCCGGTCTGCGATCTTGCTGGCAACCAGGATTCCCTCCGTGCCATCCAGTTCCTCAAAGATATGGATGATCGCCTCCAGTTCTGAATAGGACAGGGTGCTGATAGCCGACTGGACGATATGCTCCTTCCTGGTCTCTTCAGCGCTCTCCTCATTTACGGACCTGAGCATTTCAAGTCCTACTACCGTTGTTCCATATTCACTTAAAATAATGTCGTCAATTTCATACATCTGGTCTCTCTTATAGATAAATAGTGTTCCCAGACGCTCGCCTGCAATATCAATGGGGGTGATGATGGCCTGATAACCCTTCACCGCCTCTTCCGAAAATCCAAGGGTCTGCAGGTTTACATTCTCCTTGGTGGATAAAATACTCAGCAGGCGCTCATTCAGCATATCATCGATATGCCTCCCGACTTCCCGCTCCAGCAGTTCCTTGATAATTGGAACTCCCTCGCAATTACTGCCGCCCAGCACTTTGCCCTTTTTACTGACTACCAGAACATTGGAATCCAGTATTTCAGTAAGCACTTCGCAGATATCATTAAATACGACCTTGCTGGAATTATTATTATGCAGTAATTTGTTGATTTTTCTAGTTTTATCTAACAATTGTACACTCATTGCCATTCCTCCATCCTTTGATTGTTATATTATCATACAATTCAATAACATTCAATGAATTTCCTAAATATTTTTAATAATCTCTTTATTTTCCACATATCCGCATTGTTCATCACTGCAAAGCAGCTTATTTCCCTTTTCTACCATATGGCTTCCACACCTCGGACACTTCTTCGTCGATGGCTTCTGCCAGGACATAAATTCGCAATTGGGGTTGTCTTCGCACCCATAATATTTTCGTCCCTTCTTCGTCTTACGGATCACCACATCCTTGCCGCAGACCGGGCAAGGCACGCCGATCTTTTCCAGATAAGGCTTGGTATTCCTGCACTCCGGGAATCCCGGACAAGCCAGGAAACGTCCATGGGGTCCATATTTAATGACCATATTGCGGCCGCACTGGTCACAGATCACATCCGTAACCTCATCTTCTATCTTGACTGCTTCCTGTTCCTTCTCCGCTTTTTCGACGGCTTTCTCAAGATCCGGATAGAAATTCTCGATAATCGTCTTCCATCCTACTTTTCCCTCTGCCACCCCATCAAGAAGGCTTTCCATATTGGCTGTGAAGTTCACGTCCACAATGCTGGGAAAGGACTGCTTCATAATATTATTGACCACTTCGCCGATCTCTGTGAGATAAAGGTTCTTATTCTCCTTGGCCACATATCTTCTGGCAATAATTGTAGAAATTGTAGGCGCATAAGTACTTGGGCGGCCGATACCCAGCTCCTCAAGCGTCTTTACCAGCGCTGCCTCCGTATAATGGGCTGGCGGCTGGGTGAAATGCTGCTTTGACTCAAAACTTTCTTTGGTAAGCCTGGAATCCATATCAAGGCCTTTCAGCAGCACGT carries:
- the guaB gene encoding IMP dehydrogenase yields the protein MGKIIGDGITFDDVLLVPGYSEVIPNQVDLSTYLTKKIKLNIPMMSAGMDTVTEHRMAIAMARQGGIGIIHKNMPIEQQAEEVDKVKRSENGVITDPFYLSPEHTLEDANNLMAKFRISGVPITEGKKLVGIITNRDLKFEEDFSKKIKESMTSEGLITAPEGITLDEAKKILAKARKEKLPIVDKDFNLKGLITIKDIEKQIKYPLSAKDGQGRLLCGAAIGITANCLDRAQELVNAKVDVVVLDSAHGHSANVLHTVDMIKSKFPDLQVIAGNVATAKAAEALIKSGADAVKVGIGPGSICTTRIIAGIGVPQITAVMNCYEAADKYGVPIIADGGIKYSGDMTKAIAAGANVCMMGSIFAGCDESPGTFELYQGRKYKVYRGMGSIAAMENGSKDRYFQTDAKKLVPEGVEGRVAYKGTVEDTVFQLMGGLRSGMGYCGAPTIEDLKQKGQFVKISSASLKESHPHDIHITKEAPNYSVDE
- a CDS encoding co-chaperone GroES, whose amino-acid sequence is MKLVPLGDRVVLKQLVAEETTKSGIVIPGQSKEKPQQAEVIAVGPGGTVDGKEVKMNVATGQKVIYSKYAGTTVEIDDEEYIIVKQDDILAIVE
- a CDS encoding DUF6106 family protein, coding for MSDYYTEQLVKKQAGMKDIVIKAALVAVTIVSVLIVFLFPFGIILPVLAVILDVLMFRRLNVEYEYLFVNGDLDIDKIMNKAKRKRMFSANVNDLEILAPADSIEVRQYQKAKTYNYSSGSGQAALYALVVSERGEQKKIIFEPNDTIVEGFYMMAPRKVVRK
- the codY gene encoding GTP-sensing pleiotropic transcriptional regulator CodY, translated to MSVQLLDKTRKINKLLHNNNSSKVVFNDICEVLTEILDSNVLVVSKKGKVLGGSNCEGVPIIKELLEREVGRHIDDMLNERLLSILSTKENVNLQTLGFSEEAVKGYQAIITPIDIAGERLGTLFIYKRDQMYEIDDIILSEYGTTVVGLEMLRSVNEESAEETRKEHIVQSAISTLSYSELEAIIHIFEELDGTEGILVASKIADRVGITRSVIVNALRKFESAGVIESRSSGMKGTYIKVVNDYVFTELEHIKAERAK
- the groL gene encoding chaperonin GroEL (60 kDa chaperone family; promotes refolding of misfolded polypeptides especially under stressful conditions; forms two stacked rings of heptamers to form a barrel-shaped 14mer; ends can be capped by GroES; misfolded proteins enter the barrel where they are refolded when GroES binds), which encodes MAKEIKYGAEARSALETGVNQLADTVRVTLGPKGRNVVLDKSFGAPLITNDGVTIAKEIELEDAFENMGAQLIKEVASKTNDVAGDGTTTATVLAQAMVHEGMKNLAAGANPIILRKGMKKATDKAVDAIAKMSSKVKDKDQIAKVAAISAGDVEVGEMVADAMEKVSNDGVITIEESKTMKTELDLVEGMQFDRGYVSAYMATDMDKMEANLEDPYILITDKKISNIQDILPLLEQIVQSGARLLIIAEDIEGEALTTLIVNKLRGTFNVAAVKAPGYGDRRKEMLKDIAILTGGQVISDELGMDLKETTMEQLGRAKSVKIQKENTVIVDGIGDKKEIADRVAQIKAQIEETTSDFDKEKLQERLAKLAGGVAVIRVGAATETEMKEAKMRMEDALNATRAAVEEGIIAGGGSAYIHAAKEVAALAESLEGDEKTGANVVLKALESPLYHIAANAGLEGSVIINKVKESDPGYGFDALTENYVDMVESGILDPAKVTRSALQNATSVASTLLTTESVVANIKEETPAMPAGAGAGMGMM